From Pseudomonas sp. G.S.17, the proteins below share one genomic window:
- a CDS encoding glycosyl transferase family protein: protein MTEYAPLTLETPAEHPFAPFVRILGKGKRGARNMTREEAREAMGMVLDEKVEDTQLGAFLMLLRHKEESAEELAGFTEAVRERLNAPPLSVDIDWPTYAGKKRHLPWYLLAAKCLAQNGVKVLMHGGGAHTAGRLYSEQLLGLLGVPLARNWQEVGSALEQHNLAFIPLADWAPQLQRMIDLRNTLGLRSPIHSLARILNPLGARCGLQSIFHPGYQSVHRDASGLLGDHAIVVKGDGGEVEINPDTISHLYGTTDGQPWDEEWPALSDRRHVKPATLDPQQLIALWKGEVQDSYPQLALISTIALALRGLGLPRDEAFERAEQFWANRDTSI from the coding sequence ATGACTGAATACGCCCCGCTCACACTTGAAACTCCCGCTGAGCACCCTTTTGCGCCCTTCGTGCGTATTCTTGGCAAAGGCAAGCGCGGGGCCCGCAACATGACGCGCGAGGAAGCTCGCGAAGCCATGGGCATGGTGCTCGACGAAAAAGTCGAAGACACGCAACTGGGTGCTTTCCTGATGCTGTTGCGCCATAAGGAAGAAAGCGCAGAAGAGCTGGCGGGGTTCACCGAGGCGGTGCGCGAACGGCTGAATGCGCCGCCATTATCCGTGGACATCGACTGGCCGACCTATGCCGGCAAAAAGCGTCATCTGCCGTGGTATCTGCTGGCTGCCAAATGCCTGGCGCAGAACGGCGTGAAGGTGCTGATGCACGGCGGCGGCGCGCATACCGCCGGACGTTTATATAGCGAACAGCTGCTGGGATTACTGGGCGTTCCACTGGCTCGAAACTGGCAGGAAGTCGGCTCCGCGCTTGAACAACATAATCTGGCGTTCATCCCTCTCGCTGACTGGGCGCCGCAATTGCAGCGCATGATCGATCTGCGCAACACGCTCGGCCTGCGCTCGCCCATTCACTCGCTGGCACGAATCCTCAATCCGCTGGGCGCGCGTTGTGGTTTGCAGAGCATTTTTCATCCGGGCTATCAGAGCGTTCATCGCGACGCCAGCGGCTTGCTCGGCGACCATGCCATCGTGGTCAAAGGTGACGGCGGCGAAGTTGAAATCAATCCTGACACCATCAGCCATCTTTATGGCACCACCGATGGACAGCCCTGGGACGAAGAATGGCCTGCACTCTCGGATCGTCGCCATGTGAAGCCCGCAACGCTGGACCCGCAACAACTGATCGCTTTGTGGAAAGGTGAGGTGCAGGACAGCTATCCGCAGCTCGCGCTGATTTCCACCATCGCACTGGCCTTGCGCGGTCTCGGCTTACCCCGAGATGAAGCCTTTGAACGTGCGGAGCAGTTTTGGGCAAATCGAGATACATCGATTTAA
- a CDS encoding TusE/DsrC/DsvC family sulfur relay protein: MKHLTVEGRSIALDKDGFLANLDDWSLPVADALSIQEGIELSPEHVEILQTLRDFYAEFQLSPATRPLIKYTALKLGPEKGNSMHLNRLFNGTPAKLAAKLAGLPKPTNCI; this comes from the coding sequence ATGAAACATCTGACGGTCGAAGGACGCAGTATTGCCCTGGACAAGGACGGCTTTCTCGCCAACCTCGACGATTGGTCGCTGCCGGTCGCTGATGCTTTGTCCATTCAGGAAGGCATCGAGCTAAGCCCTGAGCATGTGGAAATCCTGCAAACGCTGCGCGACTTCTATGCCGAGTTCCAGCTGTCACCCGCGACCCGGCCACTTATCAAATACACCGCATTGAAGCTCGGCCCCGAAAAAGGCAACAGCATGCACCTCAATCGCCTGTTCAACGGCACTCCTGCCAAACTCGCCGCCAAGCTGGCGGGCCTGCCAAAGCCGACCAATTGCATATGA
- the tusB gene encoding sulfurtransferase complex subunit TusB — translation MATLHVLSHSPFADSRLTSCLRLLGRNDALLLCGDATYALTQATAPLQALEDRVNTFELYALEEDIQARNMAVPSWVKRVDYAQFVELSIRYDRVNTWL, via the coding sequence ATGGCCACCTTACATGTGTTATCCCATTCCCCATTCGCCGACAGCCGCTTGACCAGCTGTTTGCGCCTGCTTGGCCGCAATGATGCGCTGTTGTTGTGCGGCGACGCCACCTACGCGCTGACGCAGGCAACCGCGCCGTTGCAGGCACTGGAAGATCGCGTCAATACCTTTGAGCTGTATGCCCTTGAAGAAGATATTCAGGCGCGCAACATGGCGGTTCCAAGCTGGGTAAAGCGTGTGGATTATGCGCAATTTGTCGAGCTTTCGATCCGTTACGACAGGGTCAACACGTGGCTATGA
- the tusC gene encoding sulfurtransferase complex subunit TusC: MAKSLLVISRQAPWSGLSAREALDVVLAGGAYDLPIGLLFMDDGVLQLNQAQDATAVQQKDLTANLKALEMFGIEDIFACGKSLAERGMFPGNLNSAVRQLPQEQDISELIDRYDHVITI, encoded by the coding sequence ATGGCCAAGTCATTACTGGTGATCAGCCGTCAGGCGCCCTGGTCTGGATTGAGCGCGCGCGAAGCATTGGACGTCGTGCTGGCGGGCGGCGCATACGATTTACCGATCGGGCTGCTGTTCATGGATGACGGCGTTCTTCAGCTCAATCAAGCGCAGGACGCGACCGCCGTGCAGCAGAAAGACCTTACGGCGAATCTCAAGGCACTGGAGATGTTTGGCATCGAAGATATTTTTGCCTGTGGGAAAAGCCTTGCCGAGCGCGGGATGTTTCCCGGCAACTTGAACAGTGCTGTTCGCCAGCTTCCCCAGGAGCAGGATATTTCCGAACTCATCGATCGCTACGACCACGTGATTACAATCTGA
- the tusD gene encoding sulfurtransferase complex subunit TusD — protein sequence MKFAIALFSAAHAPSSRRALLFAQAALAGGHEIVRLFFYQDGVYSASTNVVAPQDEQDIAAQWREFVSANQLDGVVCIAAALRRGVLNEEEAQRYQRPSANLTAPWELSGLGQLHDAAQSADRLICFGGP from the coding sequence ATGAAGTTCGCCATTGCCCTTTTTTCCGCCGCACATGCGCCCTCTTCTCGCCGGGCACTTTTGTTTGCCCAGGCTGCACTGGCGGGCGGACATGAAATCGTGCGGCTGTTTTTTTACCAGGATGGCGTCTACAGCGCTTCAACCAACGTCGTCGCGCCTCAGGACGAACAGGACATCGCTGCGCAATGGCGCGAATTCGTCAGCGCGAATCAGCTCGATGGTGTCGTCTGCATCGCTGCGGCCTTGCGTCGTGGGGTATTGAACGAAGAAGAAGCGCAACGTTATCAGCGACCTTCTGCCAATCTCACCGCACCCTGGGAGCTTTCCGGGTTGGGTCAGTTACACGACGCCGCACAGTCAGCCGATCGCCTTATCTGTTTCGGAGGGCCTTGA
- a CDS encoding Bax inhibitor-1/YccA family protein yields the protein MREQDYAVNNGVQADQIEVSRVLRNTYGLLALTLAFSGVMAFVAQQMRVGYPNIFVVLIGFYGLFFLTNKLRDSAWGLVSTFALTGFMGFLLGPILNRYLGMAGGAEIVSSAFAMTALVFGGLSAYVLISRKDMSFLGGFITAGFFVLLGATLASFFFQISGLQLAISAGFVLFSSVCILFQTSAIIHGGERNYIMATVSLYVSIYNLFISLLQIFGIMSRDD from the coding sequence ATGCGCGAACAGGATTACGCAGTTAATAACGGCGTGCAGGCCGATCAGATAGAGGTTAGCCGCGTCCTGCGCAACACGTACGGTCTTCTGGCCCTAACCCTTGCATTCAGTGGCGTCATGGCTTTTGTCGCCCAGCAGATGCGCGTGGGCTATCCCAACATTTTTGTGGTGCTGATCGGCTTCTACGGCCTGTTCTTCCTCACCAACAAGCTGCGTGATTCGGCATGGGGTCTGGTTTCGACCTTCGCCTTGACCGGTTTCATGGGTTTCCTGCTTGGCCCGATCCTCAATCGTTATCTGGGCATGGCTGGCGGTGCTGAAATTGTCAGCTCGGCGTTTGCCATGACGGCGCTGGTGTTTGGTGGCTTGTCGGCGTACGTGCTGATCTCCCGCAAGGACATGAGTTTCCTTGGCGGCTTCATCACTGCTGGCTTCTTCGTGCTGCTGGGCGCAACGCTGGCGAGCTTCTTCTTCCAGATCAGCGGGCTGCAACTGGCGATCAGCGCGGGTTTCGTGCTGTTCTCCTCCGTCTGCATCCTGTTCCAGACCAGCGCGATCATTCACGGTGGCGAGCGCAACTACATCATGGCGACCGTCAGCCTCTATGTATCGATCTACAACCTGTTCATCAGCCTGCTGCAAATCTTCGGCATCATGAGCCGCGACGATTGA
- a CDS encoding NADP-dependent oxidoreductase: MKAFTIDRYGKNNGRISEVPAPEIGAHDVLVQVHATSVNVLDSKIRRGEFKLILPYSFPLILGNDLAGVVVGVGSAVRRFKPGDEVYARPPEQRIGTFAELIAVPEEALALKPRNISMEEAASLPLVALTAWQVLVETSRLKKGQKVFIQAGSGGVGSIAIQLAKHLGAFVATTTSTNNVEWVKALGADIVIDYKKQKFESVLQDYDVVLNSLGADELEKSLSILKPGGQLISISGPPTPQFAEEQRLSWVFGLIMRMLSSSIRSKARKKNVSYAFVFMRQSGAQLDEITAFIESGIIKPVIDQTFPFESTAKALSYVEQGRSKGKVVIKLV; the protein is encoded by the coding sequence ATGAAGGCATTTACCATCGACCGTTACGGTAAAAACAATGGACGCATAAGCGAGGTACCCGCCCCTGAAATCGGTGCCCATGACGTTCTTGTTCAAGTGCATGCGACCAGCGTCAACGTGCTTGATTCGAAGATCAGGAGAGGCGAATTCAAACTGATCCTGCCGTATTCGTTCCCGTTGATACTGGGCAATGACCTTGCTGGTGTGGTGGTTGGCGTGGGCTCCGCTGTGCGGCGCTTCAAGCCGGGTGATGAGGTTTATGCGCGCCCTCCTGAACAGCGCATCGGCACATTTGCCGAGCTGATCGCGGTGCCCGAAGAAGCACTTGCGCTGAAACCCAGAAACATCAGCATGGAAGAGGCCGCCTCGCTCCCACTGGTTGCGCTCACGGCCTGGCAGGTACTGGTTGAAACCTCCAGGCTGAAAAAAGGCCAGAAGGTCTTTATCCAGGCTGGCTCCGGTGGCGTCGGCAGCATTGCTATCCAGCTCGCCAAGCATCTGGGCGCCTTTGTCGCGACAACCACCAGCACAAACAATGTTGAATGGGTCAAGGCGCTGGGAGCGGACATTGTCATCGACTACAAGAAGCAAAAGTTCGAAAGCGTCCTGCAGGACTACGACGTCGTATTGAACAGCCTGGGCGCTGATGAACTGGAAAAATCCCTCAGCATTCTCAAGCCGGGAGGCCAGCTCATTTCGATCTCCGGGCCACCGACACCACAGTTCGCTGAAGAGCAAAGACTGTCCTGGGTATTCGGTTTGATCATGCGTATGTTGAGCAGCAGCATCCGCAGCAAGGCGCGCAAAAAAAATGTCAGCTATGCGTTTGTCTTTATGCGTCAGAGCGGTGCTCAACTCGATGAAATAACGGCGTTCATCGAGTCCGGAATCATAAAGCCGGTGATCGACCAAACCTTCCCTTTCGAGTCGACAGCCAAGGCGTTGAGCTATGTCGAACAAGGGAGATCAAAAGGCAAGGTAGTGATTAAGCTGGTCTGA
- a CDS encoding SDR family oxidoreductase, which translates to MTKPTTVLITGASTGIGATYAERFAQRGHSLVLVARDKKRLDALAAQLREKHNVSVDVLQADLTQSGDLTTVETRLRDDSSIGILVNNAGAAQSGSFIEQSTESVAQLVTLNTTALVRLASAIAPRLAQAGDGAIINIGSVVGLAPEFGMTVYGATKAFVLFLSQGMSLELAPKGVYVQAVLPAATRTEIWERAGIDINTLNDVMEVGDLVDAALVGFDRREPVTIPPLQDADRWDALQAARQGLLSQIRQAEVAERYKARQ; encoded by the coding sequence ATGACCAAGCCTACTACCGTTTTGATTACCGGCGCCTCCACTGGCATCGGCGCCACCTATGCAGAGCGCTTTGCGCAACGCGGACACAGTCTCGTACTGGTAGCCCGCGACAAAAAACGCCTGGACGCCCTCGCGGCGCAACTGCGTGAAAAACACAATGTATCCGTTGATGTGCTCCAGGCCGACCTGACCCAAAGCGGCGACCTGACGACGGTGGAAACACGTCTGCGCGATGATTCCAGTATCGGCATCCTGGTAAACAATGCAGGCGCCGCGCAATCCGGCAGCTTTATCGAACAGTCCACTGAAAGCGTTGCCCAGTTGGTTACGCTGAACACGACTGCACTGGTAAGGCTTGCCAGCGCTATCGCCCCACGCCTGGCCCAAGCTGGGGACGGCGCGATTATCAACATAGGTTCGGTCGTTGGCCTGGCGCCTGAGTTCGGCATGACGGTCTACGGCGCGACCAAGGCCTTCGTGCTGTTCCTGTCACAGGGCATGAGCCTGGAGCTGGCGCCCAAAGGTGTCTACGTGCAAGCCGTTTTGCCAGCAGCCACTCGTACCGAAATCTGGGAGCGAGCGGGTATCGACATCAACACTCTGAATGACGTCATGGAAGTGGGTGATCTGGTTGATGCGGCACTGGTTGGTTTTGATCGTCGCGAGCCGGTGACTATCCCACCATTGCAGGATGCCGACCGCTGGGATGCCCTGCAGGCTGCGCGCCAGGGTTTGCTGTCGCAGATTCGGCAAGCCGAAGTCGCCGAGCGCTACAAAGCCAGACAGTAA
- a CDS encoding alkene reductase: MNHKTLFEPYNLGSLTLSNRIVMAPLTRNRAGAGFVPSELAATYYGQRASAGLLISEATQISQQGQGYQDTPGIYTQAQIEAWRAVTEAVHAKGGRIFLQLWHVGRVSHVDLQENGAAPVAPSALRAATKVFVNNSFVDVSQPRALDIGELAGVVKDFRLAAANAIAAGFDGVEIHGANGYLLDQFLKDGANVRTDAYGGSVENRARLLLEVAAAVVSEIGAERTGIRISPVSPANDVSSSDPQAQFDYLVDQLDVLGLVYLHVVEGATGGPRDVAPFDFNSLRRRFKNTYIANNGYDLNLATSTLIENKADLIAFGRPFIANPDLVERLKTDAVLSAFDPTTLYGGGAAGYIDYPTLAESTHQNH; encoded by the coding sequence ATGAACCACAAGACTTTGTTTGAGCCTTACAACCTCGGCTCGCTGACGCTTTCTAACAGAATCGTTATGGCGCCACTGACGCGAAACCGCGCTGGCGCGGGCTTTGTTCCGAGCGAATTGGCTGCCACCTATTACGGCCAGCGAGCTTCCGCCGGGTTGCTGATTTCCGAGGCTACCCAGATCTCACAGCAAGGACAGGGCTATCAAGATACGCCAGGGATTTATACCCAGGCGCAGATAGAGGCATGGCGTGCAGTCACAGAAGCCGTCCATGCGAAGGGCGGGCGTATTTTCCTGCAGCTGTGGCACGTCGGGCGAGTGTCCCATGTTGACCTTCAGGAAAATGGCGCAGCTCCGGTAGCACCTTCTGCGCTTCGCGCGGCGACGAAGGTTTTCGTCAACAACAGCTTCGTGGATGTCTCGCAACCTCGGGCCCTCGACATCGGCGAGCTTGCAGGAGTCGTCAAAGACTTTCGCCTAGCCGCAGCAAACGCGATTGCTGCAGGTTTTGATGGCGTAGAAATCCATGGAGCGAACGGCTACTTGCTTGACCAGTTCCTCAAGGACGGAGCGAATGTGCGCACCGATGCCTACGGTGGCTCGGTTGAAAATCGCGCTCGTTTGCTACTGGAAGTCGCAGCGGCTGTAGTCAGCGAAATCGGTGCTGAGCGAACGGGTATTCGGATCTCTCCAGTCTCCCCCGCCAATGATGTTTCCAGTAGCGACCCGCAAGCTCAATTCGACTACCTCGTCGATCAACTCGACGTGCTGGGCCTGGTTTACCTGCATGTGGTCGAAGGCGCCACCGGCGGGCCGCGCGATGTGGCGCCCTTTGACTTCAACTCCTTGCGTCGACGCTTCAAAAATACCTACATCGCCAACAATGGCTACGACCTGAATCTGGCCACCTCGACGCTGATCGAAAACAAGGCCGATCTCATTGCCTTCGGTCGTCCATTTATTGCCAACCCTGATTTGGTTGAGCGACTCAAGACCGATGCCGTTTTGTCTGCATTTGACCCGACTACCTTGTACGGCGGCGGCGCAGCCGGCTACATCGACTACCCGACGCTCGCTGAGAGCACTCACCAAAACCACTGA
- a CDS encoding TetR/AcrR family transcriptional regulator, translating to MKITKTQSLANRARIVETASELFRERGYDGVGVAELMATAGFTQGGFYKHFGSKADLMAEAAEKSLSQSLASTCNLDVAGFINVYVSRDHRDGRGGGCTMAALCGDAARQSDELKGTFVSGVENTLAALEDKYQAGQEEPQQNVRAKMIDLLAHAIGAVMLSRACPDDSPLADEILEVCRAELIKSLPSAEQKTADEVQEGV from the coding sequence ATGAAGATCACCAAGACCCAATCACTCGCCAACCGGGCTCGTATAGTGGAAACGGCTTCAGAGCTATTTCGTGAGCGTGGCTACGATGGTGTGGGTGTGGCGGAGCTGATGGCTACTGCCGGTTTTACCCAGGGAGGCTTTTACAAGCACTTCGGTTCCAAGGCGGATTTGATGGCCGAGGCCGCTGAAAAAAGCCTCTCACAATCTCTCGCCAGCACTTGCAACCTCGACGTTGCGGGCTTCATCAATGTGTATGTGTCGAGAGATCACCGCGACGGCAGGGGAGGCGGTTGCACCATGGCGGCGCTGTGTGGCGACGCTGCCCGTCAGTCAGATGAGTTGAAGGGGACGTTTGTCAGCGGAGTCGAAAATACGCTGGCAGCACTCGAGGATAAGTATCAGGCGGGCCAGGAGGAGCCGCAGCAAAACGTTCGAGCGAAAATGATCGATCTGCTCGCGCATGCGATAGGTGCCGTCATGTTGTCGAGGGCCTGTCCGGATGACTCTCCTCTGGCGGATGAAATACTCGAGGTTTGCCGTGCCGAGCTAATAAAGTCGTTGCCGTCGGCTGAGCAAAAAACAGCAGATGAAGTGCAAGAAGGGGTTTGA
- a CDS encoding LysE family translocator, translating to MPFETWLLYLVTCCGIAVVPGPNALLVLTHGAIHGSRRTLFTITGGVLGFAAVLSLCALGLGALIQASASWFTALKVVGGLYLIWLGFGLWRSAPVSLDATGTTSFRPWSLFRQGLVSAISNPKALLLFTAFIPPFLDPHRSIVAQTITIALTYAVVEFVVEYLVASAAHRVRPWLARTGRRFNKVCGGFFVLFGLALPIHT from the coding sequence ATGCCATTCGAGACCTGGTTGCTCTATCTGGTTACCTGCTGCGGCATAGCGGTAGTACCGGGGCCCAACGCGCTATTGGTGCTGACCCATGGAGCCATTCACGGGAGTCGTAGAACGCTGTTCACCATCACGGGCGGCGTGCTTGGCTTTGCCGCCGTGCTTTCGCTTTGCGCCTTGGGATTGGGTGCGCTGATCCAGGCGTCGGCCAGCTGGTTCACAGCATTGAAGGTTGTCGGCGGGCTCTATCTGATCTGGTTGGGCTTCGGGCTGTGGCGGTCTGCGCCAGTCAGCCTTGATGCGACCGGGACCACAAGTTTCCGACCTTGGTCGCTGTTCCGCCAAGGGCTGGTATCGGCCATTTCAAACCCCAAAGCACTGCTGCTGTTCACCGCGTTTATTCCACCCTTCCTGGATCCGCACAGAAGCATCGTCGCGCAGACGATCACCATCGCGTTGACTTACGCAGTCGTGGAATTCGTCGTTGAATATTTGGTGGCCAGCGCAGCGCACCGCGTCAGACCCTGGCTGGCTCGCACCGGGCGCCGATTCAATAAAGTCTGTGGTGGTTTTTTTGTACTTTTCGGGCTGGCCCTGCCTATCCATACCTGA
- a CDS encoding LysR family transcriptional regulator codes for MPASDLQIDWLKCFVAVVDAGSLSGAAHEVNRSQSAVSMQMKKLEAALGRQLLNRGPRHLRLTADGQTLLTYARRMLALHAETQAAFHGEELTGRIRLGVAEDYAARYLTPVLKRFSPRYAGVEIELTCEQSTALIPRVRSGDLDLALVSRDSPQSGTFLFKEPMVWVGSAQFELWRRDPVPIAVYESASLARHYAVNSLTQQGRQFKVVYNSSSLAGQVAAVEGGLAIAAITQCTVQASLQVLGSEHGLGNIEPMEVSILRSRASRGSKAVNSLHAFIISALRLHA; via the coding sequence ATGCCTGCCAGCGATTTGCAGATCGATTGGCTCAAGTGCTTTGTGGCAGTGGTGGATGCGGGTTCGCTATCTGGCGCAGCCCACGAGGTCAACAGATCGCAGTCCGCCGTCAGCATGCAGATGAAGAAGCTGGAGGCCGCGCTTGGACGTCAATTGTTGAATCGTGGCCCGAGGCACCTGCGACTGACCGCTGACGGCCAGACGCTGCTGACCTACGCCCGTCGCATGCTCGCCCTTCATGCCGAGACCCAGGCGGCTTTTCACGGTGAAGAATTAACCGGACGAATTCGCCTTGGCGTCGCTGAGGACTACGCAGCACGGTATCTCACGCCGGTTCTGAAGCGTTTTTCGCCGCGCTACGCAGGCGTGGAAATAGAGCTGACCTGTGAACAATCGACCGCGCTTATCCCGCGTGTGCGAAGCGGCGATCTAGATCTTGCGCTGGTGTCCAGAGACTCGCCTCAAAGCGGTACATTTCTCTTCAAGGAGCCCATGGTCTGGGTTGGCTCAGCACAGTTCGAACTGTGGCGGCGAGACCCGGTGCCTATCGCGGTTTACGAAAGTGCAAGCCTGGCTCGGCATTATGCGGTGAATTCGCTGACCCAACAGGGACGCCAATTCAAGGTGGTATACAACAGCTCCAGCCTTGCTGGCCAGGTGGCCGCCGTTGAGGGTGGTCTCGCTATTGCCGCGATCACTCAGTGCACCGTGCAGGCATCGCTTCAAGTCCTGGGTAGCGAGCACGGCCTGGGAAACATTGAGCCTATGGAAGTTTCGATTCTGCGTAGCCGAGCCTCTCGCGGGTCTAAAGCGGTCAACAGCCTTCATGCTTTCATCATCAGCGCGCTGAGACTTCACGCGTAG
- a CDS encoding LacI family DNA-binding transcriptional regulator, with protein MTVSRALHRPELVTEETREKVREAVRKTGYVSNMLAGGLASNKSRLVAIFLPTIANSIFADTVQSLMDRLTEAGYQALLGLTGYSAEQEEKLLEAVLGRRPDGIVLTGTLHTESSRLRLAQAGIPVVEAWDLSEDPLDMLVGFSHEKVGEETARHLVAKGYKRFSVVTISDPRGLRRCNSLIAELKRLGLDEVPMEVLAPPATLEVGREGLRRLLERPVRPDIVVCSSDTVAQGVLAEAASRGMQVPSDLAVMGFGDLSSAAQVYPALSTVSVDGKRIGLQVAQALLERFAYPSGSHEPVRIDTGFTLIDRAST; from the coding sequence ATGACTGTCTCCAGGGCATTGCATCGACCGGAACTGGTGACCGAAGAAACCCGGGAAAAGGTCCGCGAGGCTGTGCGCAAGACCGGGTATGTGTCGAACATGCTGGCTGGCGGCCTGGCCAGTAACAAAAGCCGTCTGGTGGCGATTTTCCTGCCGACCATTGCCAACTCGATTTTTGCCGACACTGTGCAATCGCTGATGGATCGTCTGACCGAAGCGGGTTATCAGGCACTGCTGGGTCTAACCGGTTATTCCGCAGAACAGGAAGAAAAACTCCTGGAAGCCGTCCTCGGCCGCCGTCCGGATGGCATCGTTCTGACCGGCACACTGCACACCGAATCCAGCCGCTTGCGCCTTGCTCAGGCAGGCATTCCTGTGGTCGAAGCCTGGGACTTGAGTGAAGATCCGCTGGACATGCTGGTGGGTTTCTCTCATGAAAAAGTCGGGGAGGAGACCGCGCGACATCTGGTCGCCAAGGGCTACAAACGGTTTTCAGTGGTGACCATCAGTGACCCCCGTGGCTTGCGCCGTTGCAATAGCCTGATTGCCGAGCTCAAACGCTTGGGCCTGGACGAAGTGCCGATGGAGGTTTTGGCTCCGCCGGCAACGCTTGAAGTCGGAAGGGAAGGGCTTCGGCGGTTGCTGGAACGGCCGGTACGACCGGATATCGTCGTGTGCAGCTCCGATACCGTGGCCCAGGGTGTGCTGGCGGAAGCCGCCAGTCGCGGGATGCAGGTGCCTTCGGATCTCGCGGTGATGGGGTTCGGCGATTTGAGCAGCGCGGCGCAGGTGTACCCGGCCTTATCGACGGTCAGCGTTGATGGCAAAAGAATCGGCCTGCAAGTGGCCCAGGCGCTGCTTGAGCGCTTCGCCTATCCATCGGGCAGCCACGAGCCGGTGCGAATTGATACTGGTTTCACCCTGATCGATCGCGCCAGTACCTGA
- a CDS encoding mandelate racemase/muconate lactonizing enzyme family protein, translating to MLAQQQSIKSADDDRIAWVRVSSVILPLANPISDAKVLTGRQKPMTEIVILFAEIETVDGHSGLGFSYSKRAGGPGQFAHAKEIAPALIGENPSDIAKLWTKLCWAGASVGRSGMSTQAIGAFDVALWDLKAKRANLSLARLLGAQRDSVRCYNTSGGFLHTPLDQLMKNTDLSREKGIGGIKLKVGQPDCAIDIKRVSTVRKHLGDDFPLMVDANQQWDRPTAQRMCRRFEEHNLIWIEEPLDCYDAEGHAALAQQFDTPIATGEMLTSVAEHAEFIKLRGADFLMPDAPRVGGITPYLKVAAMAEQAGLMLAPHFAMELHVHLAAAYPTEPWVEHFEWLEPLFNERLETRDGRMLVPTRPGLGLTLSGQVKPWTAQEAEVGTRP from the coding sequence ATGCTCGCACAACAACAATCCATCAAGTCCGCTGATGATGACCGCATTGCCTGGGTTCGGGTTTCGTCGGTCATTCTGCCGCTGGCCAACCCGATCAGCGATGCCAAGGTGCTGACCGGTCGACAAAAGCCGATGACCGAAATCGTCATCCTGTTCGCTGAAATCGAAACCGTTGACGGCCATAGCGGCCTTGGCTTCAGCTACTCCAAGCGTGCCGGCGGGCCGGGACAATTTGCCCATGCCAAGGAAATCGCCCCGGCGCTGATCGGCGAAAACCCCAGTGACATCGCCAAGTTGTGGACCAAGCTGTGCTGGGCCGGCGCATCGGTGGGCCGCAGCGGCATGTCGACCCAGGCGATCGGCGCCTTCGATGTGGCGTTGTGGGATCTGAAAGCCAAGCGCGCCAACCTGTCGCTGGCCCGCTTGCTGGGTGCGCAACGTGATTCGGTGCGCTGCTACAACACCTCCGGCGGTTTCCTGCACACGCCGCTGGATCAGTTGATGAAGAACACCGACCTGTCCCGGGAAAAGGGTATTGGCGGCATCAAGCTGAAAGTCGGCCAGCCGGACTGCGCCATCGACATCAAACGCGTCAGCACGGTTCGCAAACACCTGGGTGATGACTTCCCGCTGATGGTCGATGCCAACCAGCAATGGGATCGCCCAACGGCGCAGCGCATGTGCCGTCGATTTGAAGAGCACAACCTGATCTGGATCGAAGAACCCCTGGACTGCTACGACGCGGAAGGCCATGCCGCGCTGGCGCAGCAATTCGATACGCCGATTGCCACCGGCGAAATGCTCACCAGCGTTGCCGAACACGCCGAGTTCATCAAGCTGCGCGGCGCTGACTTCCTGATGCCCGACGCACCGCGCGTCGGCGGCATCACGCCTTACCTGAAAGTCGCGGCAATGGCCGAGCAAGCAGGTCTGATGCTCGCACCGCACTTCGCCATGGAACTGCACGTTCACCTGGCCGCTGCCTATCCGACCGAGCCTTGGGTCGAGCATTTCGAGTGGCTTGAGCCGCTGTTCAACGAGCGTCTGGAAACCCGCGACGGGCGAATGCTTGTGCCAACCCGGCCCGGTTTGGGGCTGACGCTCAGCGGACAGGTCAAGCCGTGGACAGCTCAGGAAGCCGAAGTCGGAACTCGTCCCTGA